In Bifidobacteriaceae bacterium, a single genomic region encodes these proteins:
- a CDS encoding class E sortase: protein MITTVSLLALAFVAHAAVFSALRHERAQTMAYQGFRSALAKAEAPTGQLGLDQELVAPGTPVALLEIPVIGLSEVVLEGSTAQVLRGGPGHRRDSVLPGQPGTAVVLGRQAAYGGPFRELRRLAPGDMITVTTGQGVASYRVFGLRRAGDPLPEELRSGQGRLELMTGDGLALFPSGVLHVDAELVTEPHASSSKVMAYAALPPAERAMGQDSGAWFIAFFVAVFWIAAVLGAWWLWRSWGRWQAWLIGLPLALALGVTCADFIMNALPNLI, encoded by the coding sequence GTGATCACCACCGTGTCCCTGCTGGCGCTGGCCTTCGTGGCGCATGCGGCTGTCTTTTCCGCGTTGCGGCATGAACGCGCTCAGACCATGGCGTACCAGGGGTTTCGGTCGGCCCTGGCCAAAGCCGAGGCCCCCACCGGCCAACTCGGCCTGGACCAAGAACTGGTGGCCCCCGGCACGCCGGTCGCGCTCCTGGAGATTCCGGTGATCGGCCTCAGCGAGGTGGTCCTGGAAGGCTCAACCGCCCAGGTGCTGCGCGGCGGCCCCGGCCACCGCCGGGACTCGGTCCTGCCGGGTCAGCCGGGCACGGCGGTGGTGCTCGGGAGGCAAGCCGCGTACGGCGGCCCGTTCAGGGAACTGCGCCGCCTGGCTCCCGGCGACATGATCACGGTCACCACCGGGCAGGGCGTGGCCTCCTACCGCGTTTTCGGTCTGCGCCGCGCGGGCGACCCGCTGCCGGAGGAACTGCGCTCCGGCCAGGGCCGCCTGGAACTCATGACCGGCGACGGCCTGGCGCTGTTCCCGTCCGGGGTTCTGCACGTGGACGCGGAGTTGGTGACCGAACCGCACGCCAGTTCCTCCAAGGTGATGGCCTACGCCGCCCTGCCTCCCGCCGAACGCGCCATGGGCCAGGACTCCGGCGCCTGGTTCATCGCGTTCTTTGTCGCCGTGTTTTGGATCGCCGCAGTCCTGGGGGCCTGGTGGCTGTGGCGCTCCTGGGGCCGCTGGCAGGCCTGGTTGATCGGCCTGCCCCTGGCCCTCGCCCTTGGCGTGACCTGCGCCGACTTCATCATGAACGCCCTGCCCAACCTGATCTGA